The genomic stretch TCAGTTAGTGTTAAAAGTGCTCCTTTCAGAAGAAGCAAATACACACTTTTGGTAAATAATGACATTTCCTTGGATTTCACCAACTCTTCATGTCAACTTTCTGTTTAATTTCCTactctcttttatatataagcAAAGttccaaaacaaattaaacacattGCTCATCATTTCTACCCACCGGAACGGCGTCGGGGTCATATCCACCACCGTAACTCAGCTCTTTTATCCCCTCCGTGCTCGTCATCATATGGTCGTCTATGCCTTCAAAAAACCCcacaattttctcaatttttttaaaataaaaattttagctttaaaaaaaaaaacaaaacaaaaatatacgACGGTGATTTTAATAAAACTAatgttgtattatttatttacaacttCACCTACTACTACGTCGTTAAATAACCCAAGTTATATGTCAAAAAAACTAAAGTTAAAGTGTTTTTGGAGTATTGTTTGTCAGCCTTAATTACTATGATTATCCTTAGTCTTCATTTCAGGCTCATGTAGAAGCTTGAATTGTACTGTGTTAATATATTGTTGCGTACGTTGTGGGCCGATTTGAATTTCATTATATGGGCCggtttgcttcttttttttttgtcggtTGTTGGGACTTGGTGCTTACTTGCCTGGAAAAGTTGGAAAAAGTTTTTATTCATGTGAAGTAGTTTCTCTGATATTTCCATGTATACTCTAGTTTcagttgtgtatatatataatatatgcgCAAAGTTCCAAAACAACTTAATCGTAATCCCTTCATTTCTACCCACCGGAACGGCGTCGGCGTCGGCGTCCTATCCACCACCGCACTCACCTCTTCTATCTCCCCCATCATATCATATCGTCGTCTACGCCTTCTAGCCTCTGCGTAAAttcttcatttcattttaaaCGTTGACTTTTTACTCTTTTAACCATctctcatcttttttttttctttttcatttttttttttttgtaatttagtTTTCCGATTTTGCTGTTGAATGTCATCCTGCATGCTTTTTATGTTGATTGATAGATTTTGTTTTGAAACAGGCAAAAATTGAAGTGCTGTTAGCAGGATAAAGAACAATTTAAGGTAAGCTCGCTCTAGCTTCTTCCTTTTTAGTCCACTGTTTGCATATCTTAATGCTTATATAATATCACACTTTTTGGCCTTTCGATTTTGTggcaattttataattttgttccttattatcaatttttataaattcagTCCATCAATTGTTTTAAatattgtcaatttagtttttaaatagtttttaaatttttgtttattatataatctagctaggttttttttttttagtactattgactctgttacaatgtaatattggttcataactactttatcaaccaaatgaagcacaaagaaccAATATCGTCTGCACTAAAGATCAAAcccacccctcccatgtgggatgcaaccaggtgccactatTTTATCGATCTTACAGTTgtacttactatttattggttaaattaaccctttcttctttactttttttaaacttattttaaatttaattttttgtgtttaatagtaattttagtatagtttctaaatataaatttattaatatactaaacttaatattttgaaaaaattgaattaaaactaatttttggtctaattttattaattaaattagacaCATACAATAGAACGAAGTGAGATTGTAAGttgtgttatttaatttaatttctccaTTTTAGTTTTCATTGCAATTTTGGCATTCGTATAAGATTCGAAAAACATTATTGGGAGGAATGGGAGCTAAAGTCAAGAATAGTGTACGACTGCTCAGATCTCAGACAAAAAAAGTAAATGTTTATACAGTACCTTCTGCAAAAGCTACTGGATATTCAGGCATACTAACCTAGGCTATAGCCCACAGTTATGGGGTGGATCACAATCTAAAAACAACAGTGTTTcgcataatttttttataccaCACactgcaaaatatatatatatatatttatttatttatttatagttcataatgtacattattttactttattataatgtacattattttaacccataatgtacattattttaactcaaaaatttcattatttctaacacataatgtacattattgtaactcataaaattcaacgacaTTGTTTTGGACTGTGGTCTACACAACTATGTAGACCacggttcacacaataatttgactCCTCGATCCCTAAATTTCCCTTcacccttttaatttgcacagAAATCTAAGTGTAAATAAATGAAGAAGTCTCCTCACAAGTGTTTCAAAAAAAGGCTCATCACCAATTTTTATACATCTTTCCGATGTACTGTAGATATTTATAACTGTAGATCagtgtgttttaataatgtATGATTTcaattaaaacataatataataaacacaaGTAGAATTTAGTAAATGTCATACATATAAGAATGTATAACTTACACATTACAACAAAAATAGAATAAACTAGACAATTATTAAAATACCAAAAATGCCATACATGGTTAAATATTCCAGTACATAGAGTTCAATAGAACTTGATGACGAGTTAAGGCCACAACCAATCTTTTTCTTTCCAGTCTTGAAATCCTTTGTTTAAGCCATCCAAACTAGATAAATCTAGCCCAGAAATATCTAATAAGACATATAGGGGGccattcaaaaaatatataaattagatCAATGTAATTTATAAGGACTTCATGTAGCACCAAACATAGATTGAAggaacaaattaattaaaaattaataaataaaagatggaaaaagaaaaaaaaaaaaaaaaggaaaaacaatcaTCTGAAGAGAGCTGTGAGCTCACCGTAATTAATTCCTTGCAGCTGACATATTTCTCCAAATCCCtgttcctatatatatatatataataggaaGGCAATTTAAATATACACTTCAGCAAGCTAATAGGAGAtgagaagaatatatatattacagctAGGTTAGCTAGAAGTAGGACAGTAATacctgattaatattattatatataaaatcaggAGTGAGATGTTGTCCAAGTCCAATATTGTTATAGATTGGAGGCGTTGCTGCTACAGAAATCATATTGTGGCCAAAAGAAGCCGCCATAGTTTGGGTGTCGTAGTTTCCTGCGGCGGCAACAACGTTGTTGTCTCCGAAACTCGGTATCGTcgaaacattattattattattattattattattagtgttgtTGGTGTTGGTGATGGTGATAGAGCTAGAGGTAGAGCAAACCATTGATTCATCTTGCTCGGTGGTCGACAAAGGGACAACATCAAGGCGGCGGCGAAGGCGGGGGCTACTATTGGGCGGCGGTTTGACTAGTTGGCGGCGTTTGATTTCCTCATGCCCCTGCCAAATACGGTCATCCACACGATGCCATCTCGCAAATTTATTCACCCTACTGCTTTCGCTATATAAGAATCGACGAAGCttctgcaaatatatatatatatatattttttccaaacCAAAATGTAggtgttaaaatacatagataCACAATATAATATAGGGATATAATAATACTGGATTATGAATTAAGTACCTGCAAATGGCTGGCGACGTGTTCCCTGGTTAATTTCTGCACATTCATGGCCTTCAAAATATCCCTGCTCCTTTCATCATTCATCATCACCTCCAAAACTTTACTTGGCACGACAACTTCTTCTGCGtaaagtattaaaataaaatattaaaaataataaaaaaggaaaggaatCGATCTGTATAGTATCCGGACggtaatataaatgaaattgattaagtgaaaaatcaaatcaaatctgACCGTTATCGCCTAGAAACATAATGGCCACCAACAATCTGAAGTGAAGTTCAACTGTCCAGCTGATGATGAACATCTTCAATACTGCGCCAGTAGTTCTGTTACTGCTCCGACCACCCATGACTACTCAATGATTAATGGATGAGTGAATGAGactgtcaatatatatatacactttaacTAGCTCTTAGGGATTTTCAATTCCTTTCCATCCAGTAATATAATGACTGACACTGTGGATAAATACACATTTTGGATACATTTTCCTTTCCACGCACTCCTATTTTCTACTctaatttttattaacaataataatatataaattaaaagccATATATACTGCAATTTTTGCAAGCCTCCCAACCAggaaacatatataatacagTACCTCACAAAGACGTCATCTTGCTCTTGTCAGCTTCAATCGTATATATGACGTTTTTGGAATAATAATTTATCTGCtgtatatttttcattttgtcttttccaacaatatatatatatatatatttatgtacagAACAATATCACTTATTTTTCTTTCCTCCAATAAACAAACGTATAATAGGCACAAGTAAGAGgaagattaatatatatatatatatatatatatatatatatatatatattggccgCCCATTGCGACCATTAATTCAACTTTGCATTTCTCCGACAATATTctttacactatatatatagtgaCTTAATTGGTTGGATACGCAGTAAACAAAACCAACTTTCCTTTTACTGAATTGCTTGCTTTTTTGTTGTTCCCACTTCCCAGTGCGTTATGTATATTATTAGCTAAATTCTATGAGTTTccttttcattttaaataataataataataatctttatatataagtaCTGATGTGTTTGGAAATTTTAGTGTACATGTGTGTTTAAGAGGTCAGAGTGGCAAATTCAGATACtcttatccaaatatatagATTTATTACTTAAGAATGAAGATAGAAGAATTCAAAGacagagaagagagagagagagtgagagtgagagagagatatAAAAGATTCTGTCGGAATTGAAATCTATTGAAGGGAATGAGGTGAAGGAGAGTGAGAGTGAATGTGAATGTGACCGTataggataatttttttttatttttttatttaatttgggtAAAGTTTGTTGACACAATTTGGAGGTACGTTTTGTGTGAAATTCACTTCAACCAAGAAAATTAATACACAATTCTTATAAGAAGTCAAATTAGAAACTTTATGTTATCGATCCAAGTGTCCAAATAATTTGAATGGGTAgtctcaatttttatttcttattacatacggagtataattaatcgcatttttttaattaactttcaTTAAACTCTGTCCAATGACAATTCTTGACCCTGTGTGGCAATATCAATGTTTATCTCCGGCGAGGAGTCGGACCGGCAACCACCACACCATCTCGgccagttgttataccgtgggccatggtcatgactgatactgtagttatgttgaactgatactgcagttgtgttgaaaggaaactgcagttgtgcgaaACGGatgtcgtttcatccgtctgggactgtagttgtgttgaattgatactgcagttatgcgGAACAGATAcaatttcatccgtctgttttcattaattaaaaagacATCGTTTTGATTGCGTGGTCCACATTGTAGAccgtggtccacagtataatttgcgcatCTCGGCGAGCTACCGGAATCACTTGTAGATTCCGGGGTTAAATCCTACCCTGGCCATGGATTCAGGCACGTGCTGTGGAATTTCAGCAATGAAGTTCCACTTtatcattctttttttcttttatggaTTATGAGCAGTGATATCGCACTATTGATATGATGTAAACATATTAACCAACTGATTTGATAAGTCATGACATAAAggatttttcttatttataattcaaatttaatttctaatattaaaaaaacatttctagttctaaattaataattcaacatattttaatttgctaaagaccttgtggtctagtggcacccggtttaaaCTCCACATAGAAAGGAGTGGGTTCCAGCCTCAAGCTAttaacatatactacattagTTATTATTAGTGTCGAACCCTAGTGGTGGGTACGTTGATTCTTTGGTTGAACAAGATTAAGAAAGCATAGAACAAATactactttaatttataaagaatcatgttttttttttaaaaaaaaaacaagattaaaaaggaaaactaaaaaaataaaataatgaagttaCAAAAATGTTGTTAAAATTAATGGATGTAATAACTCCAAACAATTCATTATAGAACCAAAGTCCAATGTCCCCACGGTCTACGGACCCTACTTCCtattatgatttatatttcTGTGGTGTTTTTCATTTTGCCTTAGCTTGTTGGCCAAGTTTGTTATTGTTCACCTATTTTTgtacaaaataattttgttttctttctctaATAAACTCAAAAcatagatttcaaattttactctCTAAACACCCTTATCATCTCCATATATTTTTATCTAGCCTTAATTACTTCGTAaaattgcttcttcttcttcttctttttttttttgggttcccAGTGggtaatatatataacattattattattattattattattattattattattattattattagctaaATTGAATGAGAGAGAAAGGATTCTGCATGTGAGGAATCTATAAATTAGGAAGAAGAAGGGAGAGACAATTAAACTGACAAAAGATATATGTAGAGATAATCTTTTACTATGCAATGGattcatatatatgataataGTGATGGGCAAACCAATGAGTGTCCTGCAAGTGCTATGCATGCGTCTCATCAGGCCGAAAGGGTGAAGTAGTAACTGAAGATTTCCAAAAAGAACTTCTCATTTTATAAAGGGGCCATGTGATTTGTTCTTG from Ipomoea triloba cultivar NCNSP0323 chromosome 12, ASM357664v1 encodes the following:
- the LOC115999601 gene encoding uncharacterized protein LOC115999601, coding for MGGRSSNRTTGAVLKMFIISWTVELHFRLLVAIMFLGDNEEVVVPSKVLEVMMNDERSRDILKAMNVQKLTREHVASHLQKLRRFLYSESSRVNKFARWHRVDDRIWQGHEEIKRRQLVKPPPNSSPRLRRRLDVVPLSTTEQDESMVCSTSSSITITNTNNTNNNNNNNNNVSTIPSFGDNNVVAAAGNYDTQTMAASFGHNMISVAATPPIYNNIGLGQHLTPDFIYNNINQEQGFGEICQLQGINYDISGLDLSSLDGLNKGFQDWKEKDWLWP